The following are encoded in a window of Flavobacterium psychrotrophum genomic DNA:
- a CDS encoding glycoside hydrolase family 3 N-terminal domain-containing protein, whose protein sequence is MTKMSSLKSRGLFAVGFLAILYSLNAQHVFFKNIWPGKIDCNAGQGDAPLQNTVLQVQVNDTTERFIISDKIKFRDFNKNGKLDAYEDFRKPVSKRAKDLLSKMTLEEKIAQLQCTFNKKTKIFPNNTFDQDQAKLRYANGLGGILRASDGGSIDTPDKDPKPKELAMLTNQTQRFFINQTRLGIPVVFVEEGLHGMMMRNGTLFPSSLGMSSSWDEDLTSEVFATIAAEARAVGAHTVLGPVIDLGLDPRWGRTEETMGEDPYLTARMGVVKVKALQGNAALPDSSHVASVLKHFGAHGDGEGGGNTSPIIISERQLREVNFKPFAAAIKEGHAMGIMPNYNEINGIPAHADPWLLTVVLRKEMGFKGLVISDYNATQEIFDMHHIAADTLEAAVKAIRAGVDMELTDNVTYRQLPKAIKQGKIAIAEVDKAVQQVLELKFSLGIFEHPYIDFSTSDIVGSDKHRETALKAARESMVLLKNENNVLPFNRKKYKKIAIIGPNADQCILGGYSKAPVVQVTPLQAIKEKYGNDVEIVYALGCRLGVQKSKSIYAAVKLPTNEENAKLTAEAVEVAKGADAIVLMLGGNDKISREAVATGIGGDLTNLDLLGGQNNLINALKALNKPTAAFVFSGPPIAFENLDESVPAIVQCWYLGQETGYAVAETLFGDNNPSGKLTITIPRSAGHLPVYYYQKPSSRVRGYNLSNPKPLYPFGHGLSYTTFEYTKPKLSANSIKRGENVTVSFDVKNTGDRNGDEIVQLYIRDEVSSVTRPLKELKDYTRISLSPGEIKTVTFTISPDKLSFFTSDFKEIVEPGDFTIMAGQSSEKHQTVRLTVK, encoded by the coding sequence ATGACAAAAATGTCTTCTTTAAAAAGCAGGGGCCTATTTGCTGTCGGTTTTCTAGCTATACTATATAGCCTAAATGCACAGCACGTATTTTTTAAAAATATATGGCCGGGCAAGATAGATTGTAACGCCGGGCAGGGAGATGCGCCCTTGCAGAATACGGTGTTGCAAGTGCAGGTTAATGACACTACAGAGCGTTTTATAATATCCGATAAAATTAAGTTTCGGGATTTTAATAAAAATGGTAAGTTGGATGCCTACGAAGATTTTAGAAAACCTGTTTCAAAAAGAGCAAAAGATCTTCTCTCCAAAATGACACTTGAGGAAAAGATTGCGCAGCTTCAATGTACATTTAATAAAAAAACCAAGATCTTCCCAAATAACACTTTTGACCAGGATCAGGCTAAATTACGCTATGCGAATGGGCTGGGCGGAATTCTAAGAGCCAGTGATGGGGGATCTATCGATACACCCGATAAAGATCCGAAACCCAAAGAACTGGCAATGCTAACCAACCAAACGCAACGTTTTTTTATTAATCAGACGCGTTTAGGGATTCCCGTTGTTTTTGTCGAGGAAGGCCTCCATGGCATGATGATGAGAAATGGCACACTATTCCCGTCCTCGTTAGGGATGTCGAGCTCATGGGATGAGGATCTGACAAGCGAGGTATTTGCAACTATTGCAGCGGAAGCAAGGGCTGTTGGGGCTCACACAGTGTTAGGCCCGGTTATCGACCTGGGCCTCGATCCACGTTGGGGGCGTACTGAGGAGACCATGGGAGAAGACCCCTACCTCACGGCGCGCATGGGAGTCGTAAAAGTAAAAGCACTACAGGGTAACGCGGCCTTACCGGACAGTAGCCATGTAGCATCAGTATTAAAGCACTTTGGTGCCCATGGAGATGGAGAGGGTGGTGGAAATACCAGTCCTATAATAATATCAGAGCGGCAGCTTAGGGAAGTGAATTTCAAACCCTTTGCCGCTGCCATAAAAGAGGGCCATGCAATGGGGATTATGCCAAATTATAACGAAATTAATGGGATACCTGCACATGCAGACCCTTGGCTACTCACTGTAGTTCTCCGCAAAGAGATGGGGTTCAAAGGGCTGGTGATCTCAGATTATAATGCAACCCAGGAAATTTTCGACATGCACCATATAGCCGCCGATACCTTAGAAGCAGCAGTTAAGGCAATACGTGCCGGTGTGGATATGGAACTAACGGATAATGTAACCTACAGGCAGTTGCCAAAAGCAATCAAGCAGGGGAAAATCGCTATTGCTGAAGTGGATAAGGCTGTCCAGCAGGTCCTGGAGCTTAAATTTTCTTTAGGAATCTTTGAACACCCCTACATTGACTTTAGCACTTCCGATATAGTAGGGAGTGATAAACACCGTGAAACTGCCCTTAAAGCAGCCAGGGAATCCATGGTGCTTTTAAAAAATGAAAATAATGTGCTGCCCTTCAACCGTAAAAAATATAAAAAGATTGCCATCATCGGTCCAAATGCAGATCAGTGTATATTAGGTGGATACTCAAAAGCACCGGTAGTACAGGTTACCCCATTACAAGCGATAAAGGAAAAATATGGTAATGATGTAGAGATTGTCTACGCGCTAGGATGCAGGCTGGGTGTTCAAAAATCCAAATCGATATATGCCGCGGTAAAACTTCCTACAAACGAAGAAAATGCGAAATTGACTGCTGAAGCAGTTGAAGTAGCCAAAGGGGCTGATGCCATAGTGCTAATGCTTGGAGGTAACGATAAAATATCGCGCGAGGCAGTAGCAACCGGCATTGGAGGGGACCTTACCAATTTAGACCTTCTTGGAGGCCAAAATAATCTGATCAACGCGTTAAAAGCATTAAATAAACCCACAGCGGCTTTTGTATTTAGCGGCCCCCCTATTGCATTTGAAAATCTCGATGAGTCCGTCCCGGCGATCGTACAGTGCTGGTACCTGGGCCAGGAAACGGGCTATGCGGTGGCAGAAACGCTTTTTGGCGATAATAATCCCTCAGGCAAATTGACCATTACAATACCCCGCTCAGCAGGCCATCTGCCCGTATATTATTACCAAAAACCCTCTTCAAGGGTCAGGGGATATAATCTTTCAAATCCAAAACCGCTGTATCCATTTGGACATGGACTGAGCTATACTACATTTGAATACACCAAGCCGAAACTATCGGCAAATTCAATAAAACGAGGGGAAAATGTAACCGTTTCCTTTGATGTCAAGAATACAGGAGACCGTAATGGTGATGAAATAGTGCAACTTTACATCAGGGACGAGGTAAGTTCTGTGACCAGGCCCCTTAAGGAACTTAAAGACTATACCAGAATTAGCTTATCTCCCGGTGAAATCAAGACCGTTACTTTTACAATTAGTCCTGATAAATTGTCCTTTTTTACTTCTGATTTTAAGGAAATAGTAGAGCCGGGAGATTTTACGATTATGGCGGGCCAATCCTCAGAAAAGCATCAGACAGTGCGGCTTACCGTCAAATAA
- a CDS encoding KAP family P-loop NTPase fold protein, translated as MRYYNLLTSVKSRLFRLLSELKYPLLFSLAALLFIDALTRIYLDYIANPILSKFTSSVFADGLFFGIAIYVIVSLITKFRKGYYVKGSHVVMCTIGLFFYVYFRFCTLTNLFRPFYSIDSLKYTDVFLFLLAHPILLKLFSFFKSKASVPLAGSAGSFSAVNPIKSKSEDVLGRASRAQRLSVEIRNYKASESLAVGVVGEWGSGKTSFFYMVKESIVEGNDRNIIIDFNPWLNISIDSIVEDFFKTLEKSLEGYSLNIARTVREYAHNVVGLHKNNFADALLKGSDLILDLSLIERFNLLNNLLKKLNRRVYIFIDDFDRLQPNEIFETLKLIRNTAGFDSFTYVVAYDRDYLVESLERYGIPKANTFSDKIFQIEVEILPATTEQIHGHVIKILTGAFPSSEREISAFFIERYKLLAKLGTLRNVTASLRNIRDVERFMNSFIPDYNAVVNEVLFQDYFILKLLKFKYYTAYSFLFSYKEDLLTLEDLNRAQGKTPKYILKRADSNEKSKNKNHYDIFTGSLLEFFLKSGRSYTESELNDVRALINNLLFDEQKGTLSIVYEANYS; from the coding sequence ATGAGATACTATAATTTACTTACATCGGTTAAGTCCCGCCTGTTTCGTTTACTTAGTGAGCTGAAATATCCCCTATTATTTTCCTTAGCTGCTCTATTGTTTATTGATGCACTCACGAGGATATATCTTGATTATATTGCTAATCCGATATTAAGTAAATTTACAAGCTCGGTATTTGCTGATGGACTTTTTTTTGGAATTGCCATTTATGTGATTGTTTCTTTAATCACTAAATTTAGGAAAGGCTATTATGTGAAGGGAAGCCATGTTGTCATGTGTACCATTGGTTTGTTTTTCTACGTTTATTTCCGTTTCTGTACCCTTACCAACCTTTTCAGACCGTTTTATAGCATCGATTCTTTAAAGTATACCGATGTATTTTTATTTTTGCTTGCCCATCCAATTTTACTGAAGCTTTTTTCTTTTTTTAAGAGCAAAGCATCAGTGCCTTTAGCGGGCTCCGCTGGATCTTTTTCAGCAGTTAACCCAATCAAGAGCAAAAGCGAAGATGTTTTAGGCAGGGCATCACGCGCGCAGAGACTGTCTGTGGAGATTAGAAACTACAAAGCTTCTGAATCGTTAGCCGTGGGTGTCGTAGGCGAATGGGGAAGTGGTAAAACCTCTTTTTTTTATATGGTTAAGGAATCGATTGTGGAGGGTAATGATAGAAATATAATAATCGATTTCAACCCCTGGTTAAACATATCGATAGATTCCATTGTAGAAGATTTTTTCAAGACCCTTGAAAAGTCGCTTGAGGGATACAGCCTTAACATCGCCAGAACAGTAAGGGAATATGCGCATAATGTAGTAGGTCTTCATAAGAACAATTTTGCTGATGCGCTACTCAAGGGTAGTGATTTGATCTTGGATTTAAGTCTTATTGAACGGTTTAACCTGCTTAATAATTTACTTAAAAAACTAAACAGGCGGGTATATATCTTTATAGATGATTTTGATCGGCTCCAGCCCAATGAAATCTTTGAGACTCTTAAACTTATACGCAATACTGCCGGATTTGACTCATTTACGTATGTTGTTGCTTATGACAGAGACTATCTTGTTGAATCATTGGAACGGTATGGCATTCCAAAGGCAAACACATTTTCGGATAAAATATTCCAAATCGAAGTTGAAATATTGCCTGCCACTACTGAACAGATACACGGTCATGTCATTAAGATACTAACCGGGGCATTTCCCAGTAGTGAAAGAGAAATAAGCGCTTTTTTCATTGAACGGTATAAATTGCTCGCCAAGTTGGGAACTCTCAGAAACGTAACTGCCTCACTTCGGAATATCCGCGATGTTGAGCGGTTTATGAACAGTTTTATTCCTGATTACAATGCAGTTGTAAACGAGGTCCTATTCCAAGATTATTTTATCCTTAAACTATTGAAATTTAAGTATTACACAGCTTATAGCTTTTTATTTAGCTACAAGGAAGACCTCCTGACACTTGAAGATTTAAATAGAGCGCAGGGTAAAACCCCAAAATATATTTTAAAACGGGCAGATAGCAATGAGAAAAGTAAAAACAAGAACCATTATGATATCTTTACAGGTTCTCTTTTAGAATTTTTTTTAAAATCAGGGAGGTCCTATACTGAATCGGAGCTCAATGATGTGCGAGCCCTGATAAATAATCTTTTATTCGACGAGCAAAAGGGCACGCTATCCATAGTATACGAAGCTAATTATAGTTAA
- a CDS encoding restriction endonuclease PLD domain-containing protein: MIVNNLTSKNHHFHIVELFKDAVEVTVISPFITQFSDLMPFETFRNLKHITFVTTMMGYDRFQYSKVRYLKSLYDKLRHSGVTITILIENSLHGKIYIADYTDGSLKAIVTSANFTRLGLMKNNEWGNALSNKDDILKIKEGISNKVLHEPVGESFIDECLLKIKENPMPDQPYCGIELNLESLLKLKRQPIGVSESATFWLKPIGVSSNPIPTDWNYDRTEDKMHFARNPAGVKKNDILICYAVGHLNLLAAYRVSSESDNTKLPDDRWPYFVFAENLTPVYGGNWAAANLTISQQRLNVLNKKLFDITPSGKIRSAA; this comes from the coding sequence ATGATCGTAAATAACCTGACTTCGAAAAATCATCATTTTCATATTGTAGAGTTATTCAAGGACGCCGTAGAAGTTACAGTTATCAGCCCTTTTATAACACAATTTTCCGACCTGATGCCATTTGAGACTTTCAGAAATCTTAAGCATATAACTTTTGTTACAACTATGATGGGTTACGACAGGTTTCAATACTCAAAAGTCCGGTATTTAAAGAGTTTGTATGATAAGCTCCGTCATTCAGGTGTTACAATTACTATCTTAATAGAAAATTCACTACACGGCAAAATCTATATTGCAGATTATACCGACGGTAGCCTCAAGGCGATTGTCACATCTGCTAATTTTACGAGGCTTGGGCTAATGAAGAATAATGAATGGGGAAACGCGCTGTCTAACAAAGACGATATACTTAAAATTAAGGAAGGCATATCAAATAAAGTGCTGCACGAACCTGTAGGTGAGAGTTTTATTGATGAATGCCTACTCAAGATAAAGGAGAATCCCATGCCTGACCAGCCATACTGTGGCATCGAATTAAATCTTGAATCTCTTTTAAAACTAAAGCGACAGCCGATTGGGGTATCAGAAAGTGCAACATTTTGGCTGAAGCCTATTGGCGTGTCAAGCAACCCGATACCTACCGACTGGAATTATGACCGGACAGAAGATAAAATGCATTTTGCACGAAATCCGGCAGGAGTCAAAAAAAATGACATCTTAATTTGCTATGCAGTCGGTCACCTTAACCTTTTAGCAGCTTATCGTGTGTCGTCTGAAAGTGATAATACTAAGTTGCCAGATGATCGATGGCCCTATTTTGTCTTTGCGGAAAATCTTACACCTGTTTATGGCGGTAACTGGGCAGCTGCAAACCTAACTATATCCCAACAGCGCCTAAATGTGCTCAATAAAAAACTTTTCGACATCACTCCAAGCGGTAAAATACGTTCGGCAGCTTAA
- a CDS encoding glycoside hydrolase family 2 TIM barrel-domain containing protein, with translation MIKKLLFIFAAISLQCGYAQQKASKTLIREYTFDKDWLFFKGTVSDAQTISYQDKSWKKVELPHDWTIEDLPEQKNDSVVGPFKRTTNSLTTGYTIGGTGWYRKHFKTSELDKGKIVSIYFDGVYNNSDIYINGQHLGRHPHGYTAFYYDITPYLNPQGQDNVLAVCVRNEGSNSRWYSGSGLYRHVSLIRTDYVHVAPWGIAITTPRVSNNSSDIAMTTVVNNYGGAPADITIHCTILDTGGNKVSEKVKSLAITGNGTGNTSFVCTVDRPELWSVDRPYLYKAVTELRVGKKVIDKVETPFGIRSISANAKTGFLLNGKKVILKGGCIHHDNGPLGAAAIDRAEERKIELLKQNGYNAVRMSHNPPSKIILDACDRLGMLVINEAFDQWEIPKSKDDYHLNFKEWWKSDLRSMIYRDRNHPSIIMWSIGNEITERVDTLGLRITKELAQETRRLDPTRFVTEALCEYWEPANKGKDWSLTAPAFELLDIAGYNYLWQKYEADHKKFPERIIVGAETLPSAALANYTMAEKFPYVIGDFVWTAFEYIGEASVGNTIYDSKKRKRPVLGWPFYTSGCGDLDITGQKKPQSYYRDVVWRNKPIAIQVHRPIPEGKVENISRWGWPDEIPSWSWAGHEGNPFEVRVFSRAPLVKLLLNGEVVGEHIMREQDSITATFTVPYKAGVLKAVNVENGRETAEIILKSTGAPHHLRLNADRSKIYANRNDLSYVTLEILDHEGNVIPEAAVDVEFSIEGGGEIVAVANGNPRGVRSFKSFKCTTFQGKCLAIIRPFEKKGKIILHASGKDIKESKISITVN, from the coding sequence ATGATTAAAAAATTACTGTTCATTTTTGCCGCAATCAGCCTCCAGTGTGGCTATGCGCAACAGAAAGCATCTAAAACACTAATACGCGAATATACTTTTGATAAAGACTGGCTATTTTTCAAAGGAACAGTTAGTGATGCTCAAACAATATCGTATCAGGACAAAAGTTGGAAAAAGGTTGAGTTACCCCATGACTGGACGATAGAAGACCTTCCCGAACAGAAAAATGACTCTGTCGTTGGTCCATTTAAACGGACTACAAACTCTCTCACAACGGGTTACACAATTGGTGGGACAGGTTGGTACAGAAAACATTTTAAAACCTCTGAACTAGATAAGGGTAAAATTGTCAGCATCTATTTTGACGGTGTTTATAATAATTCTGATATATATATCAATGGTCAACACTTGGGCAGGCACCCTCACGGATACACCGCTTTTTATTACGATATCACGCCCTATTTAAATCCACAAGGTCAGGATAATGTCTTGGCTGTATGTGTCAGGAACGAAGGCAGTAATTCCCGTTGGTATAGTGGCTCAGGATTATACAGGCATGTCTCGCTAATCAGAACGGATTATGTGCATGTAGCTCCGTGGGGAATCGCTATAACAACGCCAAGGGTAAGTAACAATAGTAGCGATATTGCTATGACAACTGTAGTAAATAATTATGGGGGTGCTCCGGCAGATATTACAATTCATTGTACTATACTCGATACGGGAGGGAACAAAGTTTCAGAAAAAGTTAAAAGCCTCGCGATTACAGGAAATGGAACCGGAAATACCAGCTTCGTCTGCACCGTTGACAGGCCTGAATTATGGTCAGTTGACAGGCCATATCTCTACAAAGCAGTTACAGAACTAAGGGTTGGAAAAAAGGTTATCGACAAAGTAGAAACACCTTTTGGTATCCGCAGTATTTCTGCTAATGCCAAAACCGGTTTTCTGCTTAATGGCAAGAAAGTTATTTTAAAAGGAGGATGTATTCATCATGATAATGGTCCTTTAGGTGCCGCTGCGATAGACAGGGCTGAGGAGCGGAAAATAGAACTGCTGAAACAAAATGGCTATAATGCGGTGCGTATGAGCCATAACCCCCCTTCAAAAATCATTCTTGATGCCTGCGACCGCTTGGGCATGCTTGTAATTAACGAAGCATTTGATCAGTGGGAAATACCAAAATCGAAAGATGATTACCATTTGAATTTTAAGGAATGGTGGAAAAGCGATTTGAGATCCATGATTTACAGGGACAGAAACCATCCCAGTATCATAATGTGGAGCATAGGCAATGAGATTACCGAGCGTGTGGATACTTTAGGTCTTAGAATTACAAAAGAACTTGCACAAGAAACTAGGCGGCTTGATCCCACACGCTTTGTAACGGAAGCACTTTGCGAATATTGGGAGCCGGCAAATAAAGGAAAAGATTGGAGCCTTACGGCTCCGGCCTTCGAACTGCTGGACATTGCTGGGTACAATTACCTATGGCAGAAATATGAAGCTGACCATAAGAAATTTCCAGAACGCATAATTGTTGGTGCAGAAACACTGCCAAGTGCCGCTCTGGCTAACTATACTATGGCCGAAAAGTTTCCATACGTAATAGGTGACTTTGTCTGGACTGCTTTTGAATACATTGGTGAAGCCTCTGTAGGCAATACCATCTACGACTCAAAAAAAAGAAAAAGGCCCGTATTAGGATGGCCATTTTATACCTCCGGATGTGGCGACCTCGATATCACAGGACAAAAAAAGCCACAATCGTACTACCGCGATGTCGTATGGCGAAACAAGCCCATCGCGATTCAGGTGCACAGACCAATCCCTGAAGGTAAGGTTGAAAACATAAGCCGATGGGGATGGCCTGACGAAATACCAAGCTGGAGCTGGGCCGGGCACGAAGGCAACCCCTTCGAGGTAAGGGTCTTTTCCAGGGCCCCGCTTGTAAAACTACTGCTCAACGGGGAGGTAGTTGGGGAACATATCATGCGCGAACAGGATAGTATCACTGCCACATTTACTGTTCCATACAAAGCAGGTGTGCTAAAGGCCGTAAATGTAGAAAATGGCCGTGAGACCGCTGAAATTATACTAAAGAGTACAGGCGCGCCTCATCACCTGCGCCTGAATGCTGACCGCAGTAAAATATATGCCAATCGTAATGACCTTTCATACGTAACTTTGGAAATTCTGGATCATGAGGGCAATGTAATCCCTGAAGCTGCGGTAGATGTCGAATTCTCTATTGAAGGTGGTGGTGAAATTGTCGCAGTCGCAAATGGGAACCCCAGGGGTGTAAGGAGTTTTAAATCCTTTAAATGCACAACATTTCAGGGTAAGTGCCTTGCAATTATAAGGCCTTTTGAAAAAAAGGGAAAGATAATATTGCATGCAAGCGGTAAAGATATTAAAGAATCAAAAATATCTATTACAGTCAATTAA
- the bglX gene encoding beta-glucosidase BglX, translating into MKYKLLRLTCVVALLFSIHMQGQLKKDAQKQMDTYVSSLLKNMTLEEKLGQLNLVTPIARTGPFATKNASDKMKDGSAGNIFGLHGSPSSIHMRLALSENSRLKIPLLSGLDIVHGFKTVFPIPLGLSCSWDPALIEKTARIAAVEASALGYNWTFSPMVDITRDPRWGRVMEGSGEDPYLGSLIARAMVKGYQGSDLNDDTSLIACVKHFALYGAPEAGRDYNTADMSRLTMYQYYLPPYKAAVDAGAGSIMVSFNDIEGIPATSNKWLLTDLLRKEWGFKGFVVSDFNGIQELMNHGVAADLKEAAELSLTAGVDMDMVSEALIASLKQSVKDGHVSMDQINAACRRVLEAKYKLGLFTNPYRNYDPAKADLVSLTEENRKVAKDATLRSIVLLKNDKATLPLKKNAKIALIGPFANNQNEMFSSWTLKGDVPSVVTIYEGLKKQNPDITYVQGTQVSGDPGLKLKGEPFDAALQEELVAAAMNVAKQADVIVVVLGESSAMSGEARSRTDLSLPNCQSELLKRLKSIGKPVVLLLVNGRPMTLADDLPYADAVLDIWRPGTEAGSAVADILFGAYNPTGKLTMTFPRSVGQIPIYYNTKNTGRPYTEGTEGFFSSYIDQSNTPLYPFGYGLSYTKFIYGAITLNASVLKGNNANLTASITITNSGSYAGEETVQLYIADPVASVSRAVKELKGFQKVFLQPGESKKVNFTITTEELKFFNSDLNWDWESGTFLVYIGGNSQSCEKAEFVWKK; encoded by the coding sequence ATGAAATATAAACTACTACGTTTAACATGTGTCGTAGCGTTGCTATTTTCCATTCATATGCAGGGGCAGCTAAAGAAAGATGCTCAGAAACAAATGGATACATATGTATCCTCGTTATTGAAAAATATGACCCTTGAAGAAAAACTTGGGCAACTAAACTTAGTTACACCTATCGCCAGGACCGGGCCTTTTGCTACTAAGAATGCATCTGATAAAATGAAGGACGGATCCGCAGGCAATATTTTTGGTCTGCATGGGAGTCCTTCCAGCATCCACATGCGGCTCGCCCTCAGTGAAAATTCTAGATTGAAAATCCCGCTATTATCAGGTTTGGATATTGTTCATGGATTTAAAACAGTATTTCCTATACCATTAGGATTATCATGTTCCTGGGATCCTGCACTCATCGAGAAAACAGCAAGAATTGCTGCGGTGGAAGCCTCTGCATTAGGATACAACTGGACATTTTCGCCCATGGTTGACATTACCAGGGACCCACGCTGGGGAAGGGTTATGGAAGGCTCAGGTGAGGATCCTTACCTTGGTTCGCTAATTGCCAGGGCTATGGTGAAAGGCTACCAGGGCAGTGACTTAAACGATGATACTTCACTTATTGCGTGTGTAAAACATTTCGCACTTTACGGCGCGCCGGAAGCAGGCCGGGACTATAATACAGCGGACATGAGCAGGCTAACAATGTATCAATATTACCTGCCCCCTTACAAGGCAGCGGTTGATGCCGGCGCAGGAAGCATCATGGTGTCGTTCAACGATATTGAAGGCATCCCTGCAACCTCCAATAAGTGGCTGCTAACCGACCTATTGCGAAAGGAATGGGGCTTTAAGGGTTTTGTTGTAAGTGATTTTAACGGCATTCAGGAGCTAATGAATCACGGGGTAGCGGCAGACCTTAAAGAAGCAGCAGAATTATCCCTTACAGCTGGTGTAGATATGGATATGGTCAGTGAGGCGCTAATAGCCTCGCTAAAGCAATCTGTAAAGGATGGCCATGTGAGCATGGATCAAATTAATGCCGCATGTAGAAGGGTTTTGGAGGCTAAATATAAGCTAGGCCTCTTCACTAATCCTTACAGGAATTACGACCCCGCAAAAGCCGATCTTGTATCGCTTACAGAAGAGAACCGAAAAGTCGCAAAAGATGCAACCTTAAGGTCTATCGTACTTCTCAAAAATGATAAGGCTACCCTCCCCCTGAAAAAAAACGCGAAAATCGCACTGATAGGCCCATTCGCAAATAACCAGAACGAAATGTTTAGTTCCTGGACTTTAAAAGGTGATGTTCCAAGTGTCGTTACAATTTATGAAGGACTTAAAAAACAAAATCCGGATATTACCTATGTACAGGGTACACAGGTCAGCGGTGACCCTGGGTTAAAACTAAAAGGAGAACCATTTGATGCTGCCCTGCAAGAAGAATTAGTTGCAGCAGCAATGAATGTAGCCAAACAAGCTGATGTGATCGTGGTTGTTCTGGGAGAATCAAGTGCCATGTCAGGAGAGGCACGCAGCCGGACCGATCTCTCGTTGCCGAATTGCCAGAGTGAACTCTTAAAGCGCTTAAAAAGTATTGGGAAACCCGTTGTCCTGCTGCTTGTAAACGGAAGGCCCATGACATTAGCAGATGATTTACCGTATGCAGATGCGGTACTGGATATTTGGCGCCCAGGTACAGAAGCAGGCAGTGCAGTTGCAGATATTTTATTCGGGGCGTACAACCCCACAGGGAAATTGACCATGACCTTTCCACGCAGCGTAGGCCAGATCCCCATTTATTACAATACTAAAAACACCGGAAGGCCATACACCGAAGGGACTGAAGGCTTTTTTTCAAGCTATATCGACCAGTCCAACACCCCCCTCTATCCTTTTGGATACGGCTTAAGTTATACTAAATTTATTTACGGTGCCATTACACTCAACGCTTCAGTGCTCAAAGGAAATAATGCTAACCTCACAGCTAGTATTACTATCACCAACAGCGGCAGTTATGCAGGTGAGGAAACGGTGCAGTTGTACATAGCTGATCCGGTGGCCTCAGTATCAAGGGCAGTAAAGGAATTGAAAGGTTTCCAGAAAGTGTTTTTGCAGCCCGGAGAAAGTAAGAAAGTTAACTTCACGATCACTACGGAAGAATTGAAATTTTTCAATAGCGATTTAAATTGGGATTGGGAAAGTGGAACTTTCCTAGTCTATATAGGGGGCAATTCGCAGTCGTGTGAAAAAGCAGAATTTGTCTGGAAGAAATAG
- a CDS encoding SDR family oxidoreductase, whose product MKKTIFITGASSGLGKATAKLFHDKGWHVIATMRNPNQETELNSLEDITLLPLDVTNPEQITETVNKTVKEHNVDVVFNNAGYGLMGSLEALTDEQVLRQINTNLLGVIRVTKAFIPYFREKKSGLFISTTSMGGFLTFPLHSLYHAAKFGIEGWSEGMSFELGLHNIRIKTIAPGGIATDFLGRSLDTASHSGYKDLEDKLFTIVNAMMDAAAKPEDIATVIYEAATDGKDQIRYIAGQDANAMYKRRLEIGNEAFRKEIREQILGN is encoded by the coding sequence ATGAAAAAGACAATTTTTATTACCGGAGCATCTTCCGGACTTGGCAAAGCCACCGCAAAGCTGTTTCATGATAAAGGATGGCATGTAATTGCGACCATGCGCAACCCAAATCAGGAAACAGAACTTAATAGCTTGGAAGATATAACGCTGCTGCCGCTGGACGTCACTAATCCTGAACAGATTACAGAAACCGTAAACAAGACTGTAAAAGAGCATAACGTTGATGTTGTGTTTAACAATGCGGGGTATGGATTAATGGGTTCACTTGAAGCATTAACGGATGAACAGGTGCTAAGGCAAATCAACACCAACCTATTAGGGGTAATACGGGTAACCAAGGCATTTATTCCGTATTTTAGGGAAAAGAAAAGCGGCCTGTTTATAAGTACAACCTCCATGGGTGGCTTCCTGACTTTTCCATTGCACAGCCTGTATCATGCAGCTAAATTTGGTATTGAGGGCTGGTCTGAAGGTATGTCATTTGAATTAGGGCTGCACAACATTCGCATTAAGACCATAGCTCCGGGCGGGATAGCAACTGATTTTTTAGGGCGTTCGCTCGATACAGCTTCGCATTCCGGATACAAAGATTTGGAAGACAAACTCTTTACCATTGTGAATGCAATGATGGACGCTGCCGCAAAACCCGAAGATATAGCAACAGTGATTTATGAAGCTGCTACCGATGGTAAAGACCAGATACGCTATATAGCAGGCCAGGATGCTAATGCTATGTATAAAAGGCGCCTTGAGATAGGCAATGAAGCCTTTAGGAAAGAGATAAGGGAGCAGATTTTAGGGAATTAA